In Cotesia glomerata isolate CgM1 linkage group LG1, MPM_Cglom_v2.3, whole genome shotgun sequence, one genomic interval encodes:
- the LOC123270042 gene encoding uncharacterized protein LOC123270042 encodes MDPSGLDDSFEEQWFGENVLPENLPVLNNDPFLALQDDEIRQNFYEGNIQVGGGNEPDAEVENNIEENVVDNINEAVNMDQGEQPRALIQLNYGRQRLPRFLMDNFDMEFRIADPPAGQNPITWTMKAFRELYDCIIGVGRYGHNRFTMSFSFEGIENMPAYQRLRQIDGYTFEDLWNLVSQISQSAGGFNVTNTFRIKLYIIDGLGGRMWTPAVDLIRPKGVMKLCNTDEYCLPRALVTAIAGQKKLLKKASTGPLLEDWEIIRDYRRQQQKSRAIELSNLAGVAVPKEGCGLEEIKSFQNYLRYQGMAIIVYSVEKDNSAKRYPILFNGTEQVVEVYGSVGVTLRILYYPQVKHFEYIYAVKGLQSARHYCEPCLVKYKNQYSHKNCPYSCTKCYARGVCDTTLRKITCGKCNRFFYGQRCYDNHLIIGSYEGKDQTVCDNEQFCLTCHKIIFPKKILHSCGKFLCSTCKELCDEGHFCFMTPVKIPPATKQCVKFVFYDLETRQDDKFHGSEKMNIHVPNLCVAQQVCNVCCDTDDFELGKERPLCDQCGVCETIFHGEDCVNKFVDYVLEISKPKSCKKVICIAHNAKGFDAQFILTELFNRQIRDIDTIMTGTSVTLIELNNKKIKFIDSLNFISAPLSALPKSFGFEDKLQKGYFPHFFNTSENQDYIGVMPDKKFYGFNTMSEKTTPPKKSEKEEFLAWYEKRVNTNNNFNFKEEILHYCKLDVSILRIACCKFRKLILECGNVCPFTECTTIASTCMLFYRRNYLKEKQIGILPRSGYRLADNQSRVAIEWLTWLEHKQNIKITHALRGREVVTPSGVKLDGYREDKNGQKFAYQFHGCFWHGCIKCFQSDRNQSVFKNKNVKHISHNIRYENTQTQSRKIESDNYNLTEIWECEFNKEKKNNIELQAFLSSSRAICIYPLNPRDAFFGGRTGNAKTYHDIVGNEKIKYVDVCSLYPWVLKRGYFPIGHPTVYVGDECRNICKNNNNISTIEGLIKCRVLPPRNLFHPVLPYRAHGKLFFPLCKSCCDNLVQEECYHECESERELYGTWVSCELRKAVEKGYIIQEIDEIWSYDTVQYTPGDENNKGLFVEYINTFLKIKQEASGWPSHCVDSKSRQEYIETYEAREGIKLDSEKIEKNPGLRSLAKLFLNSFWGKFGQRENMTKKTIVKDYNELADLAFNPEVQITSLLPVNDETVFVSWQSNSECYTPSDRANVVIAAFTTAQARLKLYSYLDKLQEKVLYYDTDSVIYVSNGNNDLPIGDFLGDLTDELETYGKGSYITSFVSGGPKFYSYIVKNGDKTIECCKLKGVKINGATENFINYSTVRSLVVNNSDSFDVEYSGIRRDQYHQVLTKKEKKNIRVTGPKRRREGEADTFPYGYKKIRIK; translated from the exons ATGGACCCTAGCGGTTTAGATGACTCTTTTGAAGAGCAATGGTTTGGTGAAAATGTTTTGCCTGAAAATTTACCCGTTTTAAATAACGACCCTTTTTTGGCACTGCAAGACGATGAAATTCGACAAAATTTCTATGAAG GTAACATTCAAGTTGGTGGGGGAAATGAGCCTGACGCAgaagtagaaaataatattgaggAAAATGTGGTGGATAATATTAATGAAGCTGTTAATATGGATCAAGGAGAACAACCCCGTGCGCTAATTCAACTCAATTATGGAAGGCAGCGACTCCCTCGATTTTTAATGGATAATTTCGATATGGAATTTCGCATTGCAGACCCACCCGCGGGTCAAAACCCTATTACTTGGACTATGAAGGCCTTTAGAGAATTATACGACTGCATCATTGGTGTGGGGAGATATGGGCATAACCGCTTCACGATGAGCTTCAGTTTTGAAGGTATAGAGAATATGCCTGCGTATCAAAGATTACGTCAAATTGATGGATACACGTTCGAGGATCTATGGAACTTGGTTTCACAAATTAGTCAAAGTGCAGGCGGATTCAACGTAACAAATACGTTCCGTATCAAGCTATATATCATTGACGGTCTTGGAGGCAGAATGTGGACCCCTGCTGTTGATTTAATAAGGCCAAAAGGTGTAATGAAGTTGTGTAACACAGATGAATATTGCTTACCTAGAGCACTGGTAACGGCGATAGCGGGTCAAAAGAAATTACTCAAAAAAGCATCAACAGGCCCACTGTTGGAGGACTGGGAAATTATACGTGATTATAGACGTCAACAACAAAAATCTCGCGCAATAGAATTATCAAATTTGGCTGGTGTAGCGGTCCCTAAAGAAGGATGTGGGCTCGAGGAAATAAAAtctttccaaaattatttgagATACCAGGGAATGGCTATCATAGTGTATAGTGTTGAAAAAGATAATAGTGCAAAACGATatccaatactttttaatGGAACTGAACAAGTAGTTGAAGTCTATGGAAGTGTAGGGGTTACGCTAAGAATCCTTTACTACCCACAGGTAAAGCATTTTGAGTATATATACGCAGTTAAAGGTTTACAATCTGCTAGACATTATTGTGAACCATGTTTAGTGAAGTATAAAAATCAGTACAGTCACAAAAACTGCCCATACTCTTGTACCAAATGCTATGCAAGAGGTGTTTGTGATACAACCCTGCGTAAAATAACATGTGGCAAGTGTAACCGCTTTTTTTACGGACAGCGTTGTTATGATAATCATTTAATCATAGGGTCGTATGAAGGTAAAGATCAAACTGTGTGTGATAACGAGCAATTTTGTTTAACTTgtcacaaaattatatttccgaAAAAGATTTTACACAGTTGTGGGAAATTTTTGTGCTCCACATGCAAAGAACTTTGTGATGAAGgacatttttgttttatgaCACCTGTTAAGATACCTCCAGCAACTAAACAGTGTGTAAAATTTGTGTTCTATGATCTTGAGACGCGTCAAGATGATAAATTTCATGGAAGTGAAAAGATGAACATTCATGTACCAAATTTATGCGTCGCTCAGCAGGTGTGCAATGTGTGTTGTGATACTGATGACTTTGAGTTGGGTAAGGAACGTCCTTTATGTGACCAGTGTGGCGTTTgtgaaacaatttttcatgGTGAAGACTGTGTCAATAAATTTGTAGACTATGTCTTAGAAATAAGTAAACCCAAGAGTTGTAAGAAGGTAATTTGCATAGCACACAATGCTAAAGGTTTTGATGCGCAATTTATCCTTACTGAGTTGTTCAATAGGCAGATAAGAGATATTGATACTATAATGACCGGTACTAGTGTTACTTTGATTGAActcaacaataaaaaaattaaatttattgatagtcTGAATTTCATTTCGGCTCCATTATCAGCTTTACCAAAATCATTTGGCTTTGAagataaattacaaaaaggATACTTTCCCCATTTTTTCAACACCAGCGAAAATCAAGATTACATCGGAGTAATGCCTGATAAAAAGTTTTACGGTTTCAACACTATGTCAGAGAAGACCACACCTCCAAAAAAGTCGGAAAAAGAAGAATTTCTCGCATGGTATGAGAAAAGAGTTAAtacgaataataattttaattttaaggagGAAATTCTCcattattgtaaattagatGTAAGTATTTTAAGAATTGCATGTTGTAAATTTCGAAAACTTATTCTTGAGTGTGGCAATGTTTGTCCTTTTACAGAATGTACAACTATTGCTTCTACCTGTATGTTGTTTTACAGGCGTAACTATTTAAAAGAGAAACAGATTGGTATTTTACCACGCTCAGGATATAGGTTAGCTGACAACCAGTCTCGAGTAGCAATAGAGTGGTTAACTTGGCTCGAACacaaacaaaatataaaaattacacatgCGTTACGGGGTAGGGAAGTAGTAACACCCAGTGGTGTTAAACTTGATGGTTACAGAGAAGATAAAAACGGTCAAAAGTTCGCGTACCAATTTCATGGTTGCTTTTGGCATGGTTGTATAAAATGTTTTCAATCAGATCGTAACCAatcagtatttaaaaataaaaatgtaaaacacATTAGCCATAATATAAGGTATGAAAATACCCAAACTCAGTCTCGGAAAATAGAGAGCGATAATTATAATCTAACCGAAATCTGGGAATGTGAGTttaataaggaaaaaaaaaataatatcgaaTTACAAGCCTTTTTATCATCATCTAGAGCAATATGTATTTATCCTCTTAATCCTCGTGATGCATTTTTTGGTGGTCGCACAGGAAATGCAAAAACTTATCATGACATTGTaggaaatgaaaaaattaaatatgtagATGTATGTTCCTTGTACCCATGGGTATTAAAGCGGGGGTATTTTCCAATTGGTCATCCTACTGTTTACGTTGGCGATGAATGtagaaatatttgtaaaaataataataatatttcaaccATTGAAGGATTGATCAAATGTAGGGTTCTCCCACCTAGAAATTTGTTTCATCCTGTACTTCCTTACAGAGCAcatggaaaattatttttccctCTTTGTAAATCATGTTGTGATAATTTAGTCCAAGAGGAATGTTATCACGAATGTGAGTCAGAGAGAGAATTATACGGTACATGGGTATCATGTGAGCTCCGTAAAGCAGTAGAAAAGGGGTATATCATACAGGAAATAGACGAAATATGGTCATATGATACTGTACAGTATACTCCAGgggatgaaaataataaaggtCTCTTTGTTGAGTACATCAatacgtttttaaaaatcaaacaagAGGCTTCAGGATGGCCCTCACATTGTGTAGATAGTAAATCGCGTCAGGAATATATTGAAACTTACGAGGCACGCGAAGGTATTAAATTAGACTctgaaaaaatcgaaaaaaatccTGGGTTAAGATCATTGGCAAAGTTGTTTCTAAATTCTTTTTGGGGAAAGTTTGGACAACGGGAAAATATGACTAAGAAAACGATAGTAAAGGATTACAATGAATTAGCCGACTTAGCTTTTAACCCTGAAGTTCAAATAACATCATTACTACCTGTAAATGATGAAACAGTTTTTGTTTCCTGGCAAAGTAATTCTGAGTGTTATACACCATCAGATCGCGCGAATGTTGTAATTGCTGCTTTTACAACTGCACAAGCTCGCCTTAAGTTGTACAGTTACTTAGATAAACTACAAGAAAAAGTATTATACTATGATACCGACTCTGTTATATATGTAAGTAACGGTAACAATGATTTACCTATTGGTGACTTTTTGGGTGACCTGACGGATGAATTAGAAACTTATGGAAAAGGTAGTTATATAACATCTTTTGTGTCAGGAGGGccgaaattttattcttacatAGTTAAAAATGGTGATAAGACTATTGAGTGTTGTAAACTGAAGGGCGTTAAAATTAACGGTGCTAccgaaaatttcattaattacagCACCGTACGGTCACTGGTAGTCAATAATTCTGACTCGTTCGATGTAGAATACTCAGGTATACGTAGAGATCAATATCATCAAGTATTaaccaaaaaagaaaaaaagaatataCGAGTCACTGGTCCTAAAAGACGTAGGGAAGGTGAAGCCGATACTTTTCCTTATGGTTACAAAAAgattagaattaaataa
- the LOC123270119 gene encoding uncharacterized protein F54H12.2-like, producing the protein MTHYIEYYNTQAGGGYKEKYNRFGKVYVGSYQHGHGIGAFLGGLFRRVVPFLGKAARAVGKEALHAEECAKSELDLFTLPPTQTSIEQSQWTYYNPMASLSDDTPIEFVIPGHGEEYIDLSHTMIKIKAKIVQSDGTAAENDVVGPINNFLHSMFNQVDVFFNQKMISPPNNAYAYRAYIESCLNYGVDAKTTHLKMALWSMDTLGEFDSVEKDKNKGLKDRMTFTANGKAFEMMGHLHCDVFNQDKFLLNGVEMRIRLVRSKNTFCLMNGSKNNYIVKILEAMLITRRVKINPSILIAHARTLGQTTAKYPLTRVEVKSFVLSKGILGNTIDNVVLGQLPKRIIVGFVDNRAYNGSKTHNPFNFQTFSLNYLCLYIDGQQVLGRALQPEFGKDNYSEVEAYNTLFSGTGVHFGNTGSWITRLDYQYGTTLYAFDLTPDLSANLASHWNLVKNGSLRLEVRFSKALEVNVNCITYLEFDNILEIDSSRQVIVDYN; encoded by the exons ATGACTCATTATATTGAGTATTATAATACTCAAGCGGGTGGAggttataaagaaaaatataatagatttGGCAAAGTTTATGTTGGTTCTTATCAACACGGTCATGGTATAGGTGCTTTTCTGGGAGGACTCTTTCGCAGAGTTGTCCCTTTTCTCGGTAAAGCGGCACGAGCTGTAGGAAAAGAGGCTCTTCATGCAG AGGAGTGTGCAAAATCAGAACTAGATTTATTCACACTACCTCCAACGCAAACAAGTATTGAACAATCGCAATGGACATATTACAACCCTATGGCATCTTTATCGGACGATACTCCGATAGAATTTGTTATACCTGGACACGGTGAAGAATACATTGACTTATCACATactatgataaaaattaaagcaaaaattGTACAAAGTGATGGTACAGCTGCTGAAAATGATGTTGTGGgtccaataaataattttttacattcaaTGTTTAATCAAGTAGATGtctttttcaatcaaaaaatgatttcacCACCTAATAATGCCTACGCTTATAGAGCTTATATTGAATCATGTTTAAATTATGGAGTCGATGCAAAAACTACTCATCTTAAAATGGCATTGTGGAGTATGGATACATTAGGAGAATTTGATAGTGTAgaaaaggataaaaataagGGTCTAAAAGATAGAATGACATTCACAGCGAATGGAAAAGCGTTTGAAATGATGGGTCATTTACATTGTGATGTTTTTAatcaagataaatttttacttaacgGAGTAGAAATGAGAATTCGTTTAGTTCgatcaaaaaatacattttgtCTTATGAATGGAAGTAAAAATAACTACATTGTCAAGATTTTGGAAGCTATGTTAATAACGAGAAGAGTGAAAATTAACCCGAGTATTTTAATAGCTCATGCAAGAACATTGGGTCAAACAACTGCAAAGTATCCACTTACTAGAGTTGAAGTAAAATCGTTTGTTTTATCCAAAGGAATACTTGGAAATACTATCGATAATGTGGTATTAGGCCAATTACCTAAAAGAATAATAGTTGGTTTTGTGGACAATAGAGCATACAACGGTTCCAAAACACATAATCctttcaattttcaaactttttcaTTAAACTATCTTTGTTTATACATCGATGGCCAGCAAGTGCTAGGTAGGGCGCTACAGCCGGAATTTGGTAAAGATAATTACTCTGAGGTAGAAGCATATAACACCTTATTTAGTGGAACGGGTGTCCACTTCGGAAATACGGGGTCATGGATCACACGCTTAGATTACCAATATGGAACCACTCTTTATGCTTTTGATTTAACACCAGACCTATCCGCAAATTTGGCTTCTCATTGGAATTTAGTTAAGAACGGAAGTCTCAGACTAGAAGTACGTTTTAGTAAAGCTCTTGAAGTTAATGTAAACTGCATTACATACTTAGAGTTTGATAACATTTTGGAAATTGATTCATCACGTCAGGTTATAGTGGATTataattaa